The segment GAACCCGAATGACTTGGAAGATTCAgactgaacctgaggaaatcaagacttgcttCATGGACCTCCCATGTCTGTCTCTTGCTACAAAGTGTTCACCAACAAGCACATTCTGTTTGACTGTGTGGAGTTTTCGACTGCATGAGATTCACACTGTGAAGCGATAAATCTGAAAGACATATTTTCCCTCGTGGGTGCACATCTCATTGTTAACTACTTGAAGGAAGTTGACATGTACTATAAATTGTAACTGTGTAAAGCaaaggagtgagtgggtgagtttagttttacgccgcactcagcagtattccagctatatggcagcggtctgtaaataatcgagtctggaccagactatccattgaccaacaacatgatcatcgatctgcgcaattgggaacagaggacatgtgtcaaccaagtcagcgagtctgatcccgtcagtcgcctcttacgacaagcatgggttgctgaagacatactctaccccgggaccttcacgggtcgtaaaGCAAAGGACTTATTTCATGTGTTTAGATTTAGTGCTatgtggttttctgtttgtatataataatgtaataaatatatgtttactaaAAGGACTCAAATAATTTAAGCTTTGTActtaaaatatgtatgtatacagacTTGGTCTCGTCGCTATATAGTTGAAATAATGCTGATACGACGAAAGCCACAACTCACCTCACGTAGGGCTTTTTTTGTCGTAAGATACGAAGAGGTGGTCAAGGcacattgttgatcactggattgtatggtgcAGACTCGACTGTTCACAGACCACCGCTGGAAGACTGATGAGATCGGCGTCAAACTGCAGCAAATAAACCTGCGATTGTAATTTGTACACTGTCTTCATTTCAAAATGACCCCGAACAAGGCACGCGTTTAATACTTACCAGATAATGTGGAATACTTTAAAGTGCCCGCATTTACATCAACTATGAGGTAGCACTGTTCGTAACGTGAAATGGGCTGTGTGTGTGGCTCTTTTTGCTATTGTGGACTAACAATGAATGTTTATGGACTCAGCTGTAAATATATGTACCAGTGCGGCACGGCTGTCAGGATTTAACCATATTTGCATTCTCGATACACCTGCTTGTTTTTATGTAACACCATCATCCTAATGTGTGCTGTATGGGCTTCATCACTGATGCATCGTGGACACACCTGCTGTTGGTTGTTGAAACCAGTAGATGCTGAGTAAACCAAAAGGTAAGGACATCATTTCAAAACTGAACATGTAATTTTGAATTGTGTGTATTGTTTGAAGCATTTTACATTTCAAGACCATTTTCAGGTGTTTGACAGGAACATGAAGTACAGATGTTTTTCGAAACAACGAGAAAATAGTTGAAACAGTGACAAAATAATCGAAGCAACGGGAAAATATCCTAGGCAACGAAAATATAAAGCAACGAGAATTGCCgtggatgttgtttttttcctacaaaagtggcagcattaggctttcgtggAAAACAAAAATACTGTCTATAAAATATAATTTGTTCGAAATGGTGAAACGTACCCGACAGTGTTTAGTCGATACAAGTAAACTTTCCAAAACACAATGTTCATGATTGTAAATAACAATGTAGTTTTGCAAGCCTGATGTAATATAATATTTGGGCCACGCTTTTTCTAGTAAAATAAACATTCTTGTACTTTTTATTGTCTAAAATATGACACACTTATACTGCATAGCGATTAAACAGGAGAAAAAGTCCGGTCATTCGATGCATGACTTCAGAATTGTCCAATACGACGATATTGTAGCTTCAACACCGTACTCATACAGATTCAGACATGACGTTTAGATGATCAGTAAAGGTATTCTCTTTTTCAAGATGGCGTTAAAGACCTGTTTGAAGGCCAACATCCTGCTGATCCTCACCGTCATCTCTGCTGTGATGGGCGTGACCATCGGACTGCTGGTTCGTCAGCTGCATCTCTCCCCGGACACCATCCTGCTCATCAGTCTCCCAGGAGAAATATTCATGAGGCTGTGGAATATGCTTGTACTTCCGTTAATTGTTGCAAGCATGATCACAGGTACAGGGGAATCTGTTTCAACCGGATTTTATTCTCTGGTTTGTTTAAGGCTGCCATCATATTCCAGGAGTGCGATAGTCTTCCTCACTGATGGACTagtttgacttggttgacgcaatgtcatcgtatccaaatgaTGTTGATtacggattgtctggtccagactagattgtTTGCAGGTCTCACACAACTGGAACATAAATAAACCAAAACCTGATACAAATGTGTCATGCAGCATGTAGGTGGTGAGGCTATTAGTTTGGGATTCACAATTCAGTCACTATTCAAGTCTAGTCACGATACAAACCTTTCATTTACAGTCAGTTATGTACATAAGCTTATCAAGTTACTGCGCGTATCATACATTAGAATATTAATTCCAGCATTAGCCTCAATATAAAGTATCGTAGGACTGATACTGAATTTATTTTACCCGCACATTAGATGCGGGTTCTTTACCTCGTCATTTTTAAACGCTTGTTATTAGATACTGAGTCACGGAGTCCTGTTCTCTATTTCATTATTTCGTTTAGAGTAACTTTATTTTTAATAACATGGACAAAACGTCATCAGGAAAGATTGGCCTATTCTCCGTGTTATCTTATTCCGTTTAGTGTAACCTTATGTTTTAACACAAATTTCCAACATGGACATTACATAACCAGAAAGATGGGCATGTTCTACATGTAATTTGTCCTTCAGAGTTACCCTATGTTATCAGGAATTGCCAACATGGACAACAAGTCATCAGGAAAAATGAGCTTGTTCACTATGGCCTACTATGTTTCTACAACGGTCATTGCAATCTGCATTGGCTTTGTTCTGGTGTACATTATCAAGCCAGGATTACGTGACACACTGACGTCATCGGGAACACAGTCTGAAGAGTTCCACGCTCCTTCGGCTGTTGATATGATTCTTGATCTCATCAGGTGAGTGATGACAGTTAGGATATGCATTGTCTTGTCTTGCCTTGTTTTCGACGGGCAGCCCTAATATCTAAATGAGATGCATCTTTTTTAATACACTCTCCCAAACACCACAGACATACCAGTGTTTTCACTTGTACATGTTTCCATTCTGTTAATTCATGCGAAACTGATCTGCCTTACCATGAATTCGCAGTGatgatttgggttttttttccagaAATCTTTTCCCAGACAATGTCGTCAGTGCTGCAATGCAAACTTCGCACACTGTATATGTCAAGGAAGAGTTCGTCAAGAAGGAATCTCCCGGTGAATATGTGCTCCAGAATGGAACGAACTCAACATTTCTAGGGGACACCGATGGGGGAAATACTGCAGAGGAAAGATACCCTATCTGGACACGAAAGACTGTCACCAGACCCGGATTTAATGTTCTTGGTATGTGAAGGCTGGGGGCATAAGTGTTTATCAACTTAACTGGGAGTCTGTCTTCCACATATACtagtctgttgtgtttgggttTTTGAATCAAATATGGTGCTTGTGAGTTTCAGTACCCTTGTTTTCCGCTGTTTTTGGCAATGTTCCATTTCACTCACACTCAACGAATAccgaatcagttgcttcactgcaaGTTTTAACATGTCATTGAAAGTGTCCATTAAGCACACTAAACGTTGCATTTACCTCAGAGAATAAATGATTTCACCACGTTTAATTTTATATGTCACTATCAAaatttagggtgttcccatactttttgtttgcagTGTAGAACTGAACACTGAAAAATAGTGGAATCCAACTTAGCAACATGAACAACATTAATTATTAGTTTCCTTGACAATTACTGTTCATCATCGTATTTTTGCTAACCAGGCGATTTAAATTAGATGCCAGTAAAATCATGTGAGAGCAAATTGGAAAAAAGACATAACTGTACCAATTACTTCCTACGTTTGTAATCATAAAAACGCGACAATTGCCTTCCCCACAGTCATAAAAAAACATCTTATAAATACAATCGAACCGTTCCAACTACATCGTTGGCATCTTGCATCTGTACTAGATTTGTGTTGCTCTGTTCCACAGGGATGTTGCTGTATTGTACATTATTCGGGGCAGTGCTTGGTAAACTGGGACATAAAGGTCGGACTGTCTTCAAGTTCTTCGAGGAACTGAATGACGTCACGATGGGCATTGTGCACCTTGTTATGTGGTAAGTAATATGGTAAGTAACCTAGGAAACATGGAGGAGACCCGTGAATTTCAGAGCCACACTTTAAATGTTGTTAAACGACACAAACGAACACCAGAAGTACTATTTCAGCTAAATTCAGGAATCCTTTTTCCTTTGTGCAACAAGTATATTTCCTTTGTATTTTCGTTGTCTGGGTTTGAATCACATGGTATAAATTGTGATGACCTGTTTGAGTCCGCCGCAGTGAATTATATGACCTTTGAAATTACTCCTCTGATTACGTAGTAACTGCAACAGTGCTCAGTGACAAATCCATCCATTAAATAATTCACTGGCCTTTAGCGACATACGTATGCCTGTGCTTTTGTGACAATTGCATGATAATTTTAATATAAGTGTTGTGAATGGCCATTCCCTTTACCCCCACAGATATGCGTGTGAGCTGAATAATTCAAGAATGTAAAATATTATTGAGGATGCACACTTTAattatttaaaatgtaaaatgtatcaaGTTTACAATATTTCACACAATTAACGGTAGGGTTCGAAAAGGTCCATGTTCGACTCTGCACATgggaatcccatttctggtgtccgatGCTGTGATAAATCAGGAGTATTGCTACTGGAAATCCAACTCTCTCGCTCCCTCCCTCACACTCGCACTCAGTTTAACAGATATCTATATTGTGTTACAGGATCACGCCTATTGGCGTACTGTCGCTCATTACTGGAAAGATCTTGAGTGTATCCGACCTCTCTGGGATGGTTCATCACATTGGGATGTTCATAGCCACATGCATGACTGGTCTTTTCGTCCACACTGTTGTAGTATTACCCCTGATATACCTCATTCTGACACGGAAGAACCCCTTCAGGGTGACGCTGGGAATAGTACAGGCTCTTCTGACTATACTGGGCACCAATTCCAGGTCTGGAATTGCAATTAAACATTGAATCATTAAATGTAATAATGTTCTGTGAATACATGAAacattgacatcatcatcatcatcagcagcagcagcagcagcatctttTATTCCGTATGGATGTCCATGCTGATGAAGCCAACAGTACaacatgtgtaaaatatgtatgaacatacatactgcGCCACACGCAAAATTCATTTAATCTAGCATAATGCATTTACATTATTTCTTAGTTTAAACACGTTatcaatgaaaatacaaatgtgaaATAGCTTTAACATTATCAGCACTCTCGAACAGGTAGCTCAGTTTACACATGTTTGGGTGGTGTTGATAATATGCTGGAATGTATTTGGTGCGTAAATTGTTACAAGTTGCGAATACCAGAATAACACGAAGTTCATCTTCTATCTGTGTTTTACAATAAGAACAGGATGTGATGTGTTTTATGATATCTATAAGCATTCATATTGAAACCCATGTATATTGAAACGCGGCTTTGTTAGGCATCTCCGTAAACCGGCATTGTTCATGGATAAATAGTTTTCAGGAAAGTACTCCTGTTTCAGCATTATATTGGAGAATAATATTGGAGAGAGTTTGATATGGATAATTCATTGCGCCACTCTTGTGAATATTCTGAGCTATTCGTACATATCCAAAACCATATTTGCAAAGCAGTTTCCGTACTTTCGAAACCCAGTTCTCGTCGCCAGATTTGTCAAAGCTCTTTACATTTTATTACACAATCGGATATATCCATACGATATTTGGAGAAGCCTGATCCAAAATGTTAGTACTTTAACACTGGCTTACAAAGTCAAAGGATATCGGTCGCACTTTGCAGTAATTGGTTTGTTATG is part of the Haliotis asinina isolate JCU_RB_2024 chromosome 6, JCU_Hal_asi_v2, whole genome shotgun sequence genome and harbors:
- the LOC137287909 gene encoding excitatory amino acid transporter 3-like, which codes for MGVTIGLLVRQLHLSPDTILLISLPGEIFMRLWNMLVLPLIVASMITGIANMDNKSSGKMSLFTMAYYVSTTVIAICIGFVLVYIIKPGLRDTLTSSGTQSEEFHAPSAVDMILDLIRNLFPDNVVSAAMQTSHTVYVKEEFVKKESPGEYVLQNGTNSTFLGDTDGGNTAEERYPIWTRKTVTRPGFNVLGMLLYCTLFGAVLGKLGHKGRTVFKFFEELNDVTMGIVHLVMWITPIGVLSLITGKILSVSDLSGMVHHIGMFIATCMTGLFVHTVVVLPLIYLILTRKNPFRVTLGIVQALLTILGTNSSAATLPVTMDCCEKNLKIDRTITRFVLPIGATVNMDGAAIFLVVTPVYIAQISGVHLSVLDVMALGVAATLTSIGTAAVPNAVIASIRIYLANMGLPTNEIDIIFAMDWFLGRMRTITNVNGDCMGASILQHFFHQDGSNGSTYENSPLPQDERETGDVPPL